A window of the Cicer arietinum cultivar CDC Frontier isolate Library 1 chromosome 6, Cicar.CDCFrontier_v2.0, whole genome shotgun sequence genome harbors these coding sequences:
- the LOC101493546 gene encoding chromatin assembly factor 1 subunit FAS2 isoform X3, which produces MKGGTVQIIWHESKPVLTLDFHPLSATLATAGADFDIKLWSVKSAGTQKKLPSVSYLNSLSYHSSAVNVIRFSSSGELLASGSDGGEMIIWKLHSMDAGQIWKVFKTLRSHHKDIMDLEWSTDAAYIISGSVDNSCIIWDVNKGTNLQTLDTHAHYVQGVAWDPVGQYVASLSSDRTCRIYINKPHKSKGVEKINYVCKHVISKAEQPLLKNSKSAKYHLFHDETLPSFFRRLTWSPDGSFLLVPAGSYKISTASESINAAYIFSRKDLSRPAIQLPCASKAVVAVRFCPVFFNLRGTNSAGLFKLPYRIVFAVATLNSLYIYDTESTSPIAVFAGLHYAPVTDITWSPDAHYLAFSSQDGFCSLVEFENGELGSPYCISRNVSDKDNKSTLPTDSNDVVPTGSVSAVVAESRKTEAEEKADDMDIDARRDIGAATSGSRKTVTQDKADDMIKSTGSVSAVIADSRKNEAEVNADDMIIDTTGTENIGAAPLDNRKTEDTAEKQLSSSGSVNFGAEEKALKLPVNPDSKQSEAEEKSDKPQSSLDCIKSGPEEKTGKQLSSSKSTPVSNKPAKKRITPIAIDP; this is translated from the exons atgaagGGTGGAACGGTTCAGATTATCTGGCACGAAAGTAAACCCGTCTTAACCCTTGATTTCCACCCTCTCTCCGCCACTCTCGCCACGGCCGGCGCTGATTTCGACATCAAG TTATGGTCAGTAAAATCAGCAGGAACACAGAAGAAGCTTCCATCAGTTTCGTATCTCAATAGCCTTTCTTACCACAGTTCCGCTGTTAACGTTATTCGGTTTTCTTCTTCTG GCGAACTTTTAGCTTCTGGTTCTGATG gaGGTGAAATGATAATATGGAAGCTACATTCTATGGATGCTGGCCAGATTTGGAAGGTTTTCAAGACGTTAAG ATCTCACCACAAGGACATTATGGACCTGGAGTGGTCTACTGATGCTGCATATATCATATCCGGATCAGTTGATAATAGTTGCATTATATGGGATGTTAACAAAG GAACCAACCTTCAGACGTTGGATACCCATGCACACTATGTTCAGGGGGTAGCATGGGACCCTGTAGGACAGTATGTTGCTTCTCTGAGTTCTGACCGGACTTGCCGAATTTACATCAATAAGCCGCATAAATCAAAGGGcgttgaaaaaattaattatgtttgcAAGCATGTTATTTCCAAGGCAGAACAGCCATTGTTAAAGAATTCTAAG TCGGCAAAATATCATCTCTTCCATGACGAAACATTGCCATCTTTCTTCAGAAGATTGACCTGGTCTCCTGATGGTTCATTTCTGCTTGTGCCTGCAG GTTCTTACAAAATTAGTACTGCATCGGAATCTATTAATGCGGCTTATATATTTTCTAGAAAAGATCTTTCTCG GCCTGCTATACAGCTTCCTTGTGCAAGCAAAGCTGTTGTAGCTGTCCGGTTCTGTCCAGTATTTTTTAACCTTAGGGGAACAAACTCAG CAGGGTTATTTAAGCTCCCATATCGCATTGTATTTGCTGTGGCTACATTGAATTCATTGTACATTTATGACACTGAGAGCACTTCTCCAATAGCTGTATTTGCTGGTCTTCACTATGCACCAGTAACAGATATTACCTG GTCACCCGATGCCCATTATTTAGCATTCTCCTCACAAGATGGTTTCTGCTCTTTGGTGGAGTTCGAAAATGGCGAACTTGGGTCACCTTACTGTATATCAA GAAATGTCTCAGACAAGGATAATAAAAGCACCCTGCCGACAGATAGCAACGATGTTGTACCAACTGGCAGTGTCAGTGCAGTTGTAGCCGAGAGCAGGAAAACGGAAGCAGAAGAAAAGGCTGATGACATGGACATTGATGCACGTAGGGATATTGGTGCAGCCACATCAGGAAGCAGAAAAACTGTCACACAAGATAAGGCCGATGACATGATCAAGTCAACTGGGAGTGTTAGTGCAGTTATAGCAGATAGTAGGAAAAATGAAGCAGAAGTGAATGCCGATGACATGATCATCGATACAACTGGAACTGAGAATATTGGAGCAGCTCCATTAGATAATAGGAAAACTGAAGATACGGCAGAGAAACAACTTAGTAGTTCAGGTAGTGTTAATTTTGGAGCTGAAGAGAAGGCATTGAAACTACCAGTTAATCCAGACAGTAAGCAAAGTGAAGCAGAAGAGAAGAGTGATAAACCCCAATCAAGTTTAGATTGCATAAAATCAGGGCCAGAAGAGAAGACAGGGAAACAGTTATCGAGTTCAAAGAGTACGCCTGTATCAAATAAGCCAGCCAAGAAGCGCATTACTCCTATCGCAATTGATCCATGA
- the LOC101493546 gene encoding chromatin assembly factor 1 subunit FAS2 isoform X1: MKGGTVQIIWHESKPVLTLDFHPLSATLATAGADFDIKLWSVKSAGTQKKLPSVSYLNSLSYHSSAVNVIRFSSSGELLASGSDGGEMIIWKLHSMDAGQIWKVFKTLRSHHKDIMDLEWSTDAAYIISGSVDNSCIIWDVNKGTNLQTLDTHAHYVQGVAWDPVGQYVASLSSDRTCRIYINKPHKSKGVEKINYVCKHVISKAEQPLLKNSKSAKYHLFHDETLPSFFRRLTWSPDGSFLLVPAGSYKISTASESINAAYIFSRKDLSRPAIQLPCASKAVVAVRFCPVFFNLRGTNSAGLFKLPYRIVFAVATLNSLYIYDTESTSPIAVFAGLHYAPVTDITWSPDAHYLAFSSQDGFCSLVEFENGELGSPYCISKGNVSDKDNKSTLPTDSNDVVPTGSVSAVVAESRKTEAEEKADDMDIDARRDIGAATSGSRKTVTQDKADDMIKSTGSVSAVIADSRKNEAEVNADDMIIDTTGTENIGAAPLDNRKTEDTAEKQLSSSGSVNFGAEEKALKLPVNPDSKQSEAEEKSDKPQSSLDCIKSGPEEKTGKQLSSSKSTPVSNKPAKKRITPIAIDP; encoded by the exons atgaagGGTGGAACGGTTCAGATTATCTGGCACGAAAGTAAACCCGTCTTAACCCTTGATTTCCACCCTCTCTCCGCCACTCTCGCCACGGCCGGCGCTGATTTCGACATCAAG TTATGGTCAGTAAAATCAGCAGGAACACAGAAGAAGCTTCCATCAGTTTCGTATCTCAATAGCCTTTCTTACCACAGTTCCGCTGTTAACGTTATTCGGTTTTCTTCTTCTG GCGAACTTTTAGCTTCTGGTTCTGATG gaGGTGAAATGATAATATGGAAGCTACATTCTATGGATGCTGGCCAGATTTGGAAGGTTTTCAAGACGTTAAG ATCTCACCACAAGGACATTATGGACCTGGAGTGGTCTACTGATGCTGCATATATCATATCCGGATCAGTTGATAATAGTTGCATTATATGGGATGTTAACAAAG GAACCAACCTTCAGACGTTGGATACCCATGCACACTATGTTCAGGGGGTAGCATGGGACCCTGTAGGACAGTATGTTGCTTCTCTGAGTTCTGACCGGACTTGCCGAATTTACATCAATAAGCCGCATAAATCAAAGGGcgttgaaaaaattaattatgtttgcAAGCATGTTATTTCCAAGGCAGAACAGCCATTGTTAAAGAATTCTAAG TCGGCAAAATATCATCTCTTCCATGACGAAACATTGCCATCTTTCTTCAGAAGATTGACCTGGTCTCCTGATGGTTCATTTCTGCTTGTGCCTGCAG GTTCTTACAAAATTAGTACTGCATCGGAATCTATTAATGCGGCTTATATATTTTCTAGAAAAGATCTTTCTCG GCCTGCTATACAGCTTCCTTGTGCAAGCAAAGCTGTTGTAGCTGTCCGGTTCTGTCCAGTATTTTTTAACCTTAGGGGAACAAACTCAG CAGGGTTATTTAAGCTCCCATATCGCATTGTATTTGCTGTGGCTACATTGAATTCATTGTACATTTATGACACTGAGAGCACTTCTCCAATAGCTGTATTTGCTGGTCTTCACTATGCACCAGTAACAGATATTACCTG GTCACCCGATGCCCATTATTTAGCATTCTCCTCACAAGATGGTTTCTGCTCTTTGGTGGAGTTCGAAAATGGCGAACTTGGGTCACCTTACTGTATATCAA AAGGAAATGTCTCAGACAAGGATAATAAAAGCACCCTGCCGACAGATAGCAACGATGTTGTACCAACTGGCAGTGTCAGTGCAGTTGTAGCCGAGAGCAGGAAAACGGAAGCAGAAGAAAAGGCTGATGACATGGACATTGATGCACGTAGGGATATTGGTGCAGCCACATCAGGAAGCAGAAAAACTGTCACACAAGATAAGGCCGATGACATGATCAAGTCAACTGGGAGTGTTAGTGCAGTTATAGCAGATAGTAGGAAAAATGAAGCAGAAGTGAATGCCGATGACATGATCATCGATACAACTGGAACTGAGAATATTGGAGCAGCTCCATTAGATAATAGGAAAACTGAAGATACGGCAGAGAAACAACTTAGTAGTTCAGGTAGTGTTAATTTTGGAGCTGAAGAGAAGGCATTGAAACTACCAGTTAATCCAGACAGTAAGCAAAGTGAAGCAGAAGAGAAGAGTGATAAACCCCAATCAAGTTTAGATTGCATAAAATCAGGGCCAGAAGAGAAGACAGGGAAACAGTTATCGAGTTCAAAGAGTACGCCTGTATCAAATAAGCCAGCCAAGAAGCGCATTACTCCTATCGCAATTGATCCATGA
- the LOC101493546 gene encoding chromatin assembly factor 1 subunit FAS2 isoform X2 — MKGGTVQIIWHESKPVLTLDFHPLSATLATAGADFDIKLWSVKSAGTQKKLPSVSYLNSLSYHSSAVNVIRFSSSGELLASGSDGGEMIIWKLHSMDAGQIWKVFKTLRSHHKDIMDLEWSTDAAYIISGSVDNSCIIWDVNKGTNLQTLDTHAHYVQGVAWDPVGQYVASLSSDRTCRIYINKPHKSKGVEKINYVCKHVISKAEQPLLKNSKSAKYHLFHDETLPSFFRRLTWSPDGSFLLVPAGSYKISTASESINAAYIFSRKDLSRPAIQLPCASKAVVAVRFCPVFFNLRGTNSGLFKLPYRIVFAVATLNSLYIYDTESTSPIAVFAGLHYAPVTDITWSPDAHYLAFSSQDGFCSLVEFENGELGSPYCISKGNVSDKDNKSTLPTDSNDVVPTGSVSAVVAESRKTEAEEKADDMDIDARRDIGAATSGSRKTVTQDKADDMIKSTGSVSAVIADSRKNEAEVNADDMIIDTTGTENIGAAPLDNRKTEDTAEKQLSSSGSVNFGAEEKALKLPVNPDSKQSEAEEKSDKPQSSLDCIKSGPEEKTGKQLSSSKSTPVSNKPAKKRITPIAIDP; from the exons atgaagGGTGGAACGGTTCAGATTATCTGGCACGAAAGTAAACCCGTCTTAACCCTTGATTTCCACCCTCTCTCCGCCACTCTCGCCACGGCCGGCGCTGATTTCGACATCAAG TTATGGTCAGTAAAATCAGCAGGAACACAGAAGAAGCTTCCATCAGTTTCGTATCTCAATAGCCTTTCTTACCACAGTTCCGCTGTTAACGTTATTCGGTTTTCTTCTTCTG GCGAACTTTTAGCTTCTGGTTCTGATG gaGGTGAAATGATAATATGGAAGCTACATTCTATGGATGCTGGCCAGATTTGGAAGGTTTTCAAGACGTTAAG ATCTCACCACAAGGACATTATGGACCTGGAGTGGTCTACTGATGCTGCATATATCATATCCGGATCAGTTGATAATAGTTGCATTATATGGGATGTTAACAAAG GAACCAACCTTCAGACGTTGGATACCCATGCACACTATGTTCAGGGGGTAGCATGGGACCCTGTAGGACAGTATGTTGCTTCTCTGAGTTCTGACCGGACTTGCCGAATTTACATCAATAAGCCGCATAAATCAAAGGGcgttgaaaaaattaattatgtttgcAAGCATGTTATTTCCAAGGCAGAACAGCCATTGTTAAAGAATTCTAAG TCGGCAAAATATCATCTCTTCCATGACGAAACATTGCCATCTTTCTTCAGAAGATTGACCTGGTCTCCTGATGGTTCATTTCTGCTTGTGCCTGCAG GTTCTTACAAAATTAGTACTGCATCGGAATCTATTAATGCGGCTTATATATTTTCTAGAAAAGATCTTTCTCG GCCTGCTATACAGCTTCCTTGTGCAAGCAAAGCTGTTGTAGCTGTCCGGTTCTGTCCAGTATTTTTTAACCTTAGGGGAACAAACTCAG GGTTATTTAAGCTCCCATATCGCATTGTATTTGCTGTGGCTACATTGAATTCATTGTACATTTATGACACTGAGAGCACTTCTCCAATAGCTGTATTTGCTGGTCTTCACTATGCACCAGTAACAGATATTACCTG GTCACCCGATGCCCATTATTTAGCATTCTCCTCACAAGATGGTTTCTGCTCTTTGGTGGAGTTCGAAAATGGCGAACTTGGGTCACCTTACTGTATATCAA AAGGAAATGTCTCAGACAAGGATAATAAAAGCACCCTGCCGACAGATAGCAACGATGTTGTACCAACTGGCAGTGTCAGTGCAGTTGTAGCCGAGAGCAGGAAAACGGAAGCAGAAGAAAAGGCTGATGACATGGACATTGATGCACGTAGGGATATTGGTGCAGCCACATCAGGAAGCAGAAAAACTGTCACACAAGATAAGGCCGATGACATGATCAAGTCAACTGGGAGTGTTAGTGCAGTTATAGCAGATAGTAGGAAAAATGAAGCAGAAGTGAATGCCGATGACATGATCATCGATACAACTGGAACTGAGAATATTGGAGCAGCTCCATTAGATAATAGGAAAACTGAAGATACGGCAGAGAAACAACTTAGTAGTTCAGGTAGTGTTAATTTTGGAGCTGAAGAGAAGGCATTGAAACTACCAGTTAATCCAGACAGTAAGCAAAGTGAAGCAGAAGAGAAGAGTGATAAACCCCAATCAAGTTTAGATTGCATAAAATCAGGGCCAGAAGAGAAGACAGGGAAACAGTTATCGAGTTCAAAGAGTACGCCTGTATCAAATAAGCCAGCCAAGAAGCGCATTACTCCTATCGCAATTGATCCATGA
- the LOC101493230 gene encoding uncharacterized protein — protein sequence MESNQNNINTSSSFTNVSNNIWNNLEKMETNEQHNNNNIILEDDHHQIPISSSMIWQNYNMMGAQPPSSSGSLSDILGIHQENHDEEQEEELGAMKEMMYKIAAMQPVDIDPTTIRKPKRRNVRISDDPQSVAARHRRERISEKIRILQRLVPGGTKMDTASMLEEAIRYVKFLKRQIRLLQSTPQTQQQQLLPLSQCISTTSTSAFLLSPSLGCEWPFAPNLLLTSTTTTAELPAGVPFQAGGNSDVHACDGSSSFNHHEVISE from the coding sequence atGGAAAGcaaccaaaataatattaatactaGTAGTTCATTCACAAATGTGAGCAACAACATTTGGAATAATCTTGAAAAAATGGAAACAAATGAACaacacaacaataataatattattcttgaAGATGATCATCATCAAATTCCTATAAGTTCTTCAATGATTTGGCAAAACTACAACATGATGGGAGCACAACCACCATCTTCATCAGGTTCACTAAGTGATATATTAGGGATCCACCAAGAAAATCATGATGAAGAACAAGAAGAAGAGTTAGGAGCTATGAAAGAGATGATGTACAAGATTGCAGCTATGCAACCAGTGGACATCGATCCCACAACTATTCGAAAACCGAAGCGAAGAAACGTTCGAATTAGCGACGATCCACAAAGCGTTGCGGCTAGACATCGAAGAGAAAGAATAAGTGAGAAAATTCGTATACTTCAAAGACTTGTTCCTGGTGGAACTAAAATGGATACAGCTTCTATGCTTGAAGAAGCTATTCGTTATGTTAAGTTCTTGAAGAGACAAATTAGGTTGCTTCAATCCACTCCTCaaactcaacaacaacaattattACCACTTTCACAATGCATTTCTACTACTTCTACTAGTGCTTTCTTGTTATCCCCTTCTTTAGGTTGTGAATGGCCTTTTGCACCAAATTTACTACTCACTTCCACAACCACCACGGCCGAGTTACCCGCCGGAGTTCCATTTCAAGCCGGAGGAAATTCAGATGTCCATGCTTGTGATGGCTCATCAAGTTTTAATCATCATGAGGTAATTAGTgaataa
- the LOC101493866 gene encoding protein trichome berefringence-like 7, which yields MTAFNLNRTVSFNRRNLSLSLGSPKPIPNYRFGCVSLSLRFQVLVIIASVFSFFIAIGCGYIYLLPSLTRAFFNGQSFFSDYNNNRSSSSSLLTNCDVFDGTWIQVSGYPLYNATECPFVEQGFDCLGNGRIDKDFLTWRWKPKTCEIPRFDVRVVLEMLRSKRVVFVGDSMSRTQWESLICMLMTGVEDKMSVYEVNHNQITKRIRFLGVRFSDFNFTVEFFRSVFLVQQGHVHEHAPKRVKSTLLLDKLDDISHQWVDSDILIFNTGHWWVPSKLFHMGCYFQVGNSLKLGMSIPAAYRIALKTWTSWVEREIDKNRTRVFFRTFEPSHWSDHTRRTCNVTQYPTFETDVRDQNLFSDTVLEVVKNVAFPINVLHVTSMSAPRSDAHVGNWNDNPSIQDCSHWCLPGVPDMWNEIILSQLFTEYEIPFSANGTTPLDE from the exons ATGACTGCTTTCAATCTCAATAGAACCGTTTCCTTCAACAGACGgaatctctctctttctctcggAAGTCCCAAACCTATTCCCAACTACCGCTTTGGATGCGTCTCTCTCAGTCTCAGGTTTCAAGTTCTTGTTATCATTGCCTCTGTTTTTTCCTTCTTCATTGCCATTGGTTGTGGTTACATCTATCTTCTTCCTAGTCTCACTCGTGCTTTTTTCAACGGCCAATCTTTTTTTTCTGATTACAACAACAATCGTTCTTCCTCATCATCACTTCTAACAAACTGCGATGTCTTTGATGGAACGTGGATTCAGGTTTCTGGTTACCCTTTGTACAATGCAACCGAGTGTCCTTTTGTTGAGCAAGGTTTTGATTGTTTAGGAAATGGAAGGATTGATAAAGATTTTTTAACATGGAGGTGGAAACCTAAGACTTGTGAAATTCCTAGGTTTGATGTTCGTGTTGTTTTGGAAATGTTGAGGAGTAAAAGGGTTGTTTTTGTTGGTGATTCAATGAGTAGGACTCAATGGGAGTCTTTGATTTGTATGTTGATGACTGGTGTGGAAGATAAGATGAGTGTTTATGAAGTCAATCACAATCAGATTACAAAGAGGATTAGGTTTTTAGGAGTTAGGTTTAGTGATTTCAATTTTACAGTTGAGTTTTTTAGATCGGTTTTCTTGGTGCAACAAGGTCACGTTCATGAACATGCACCAAAGAGGGTTAAATCAACACTTTTGTTGGATAAGTTAGATGATATAAGTCATCAATGGGTTGATTCAGATATTCTTATATTCAACACTGGTCATTGGTGGGTTCCATCTAAGCTTTTTCACAT GGGTTGTTATTTCCAGGTTGGAAACTCTCTGAAGCTTGGGATGTCAATTCCTGCCGCCTATAGAATAGCACTTAAAACTTGGACATCATGGGTTGAGAGAGAGATTGATAAAAATAGAACGCGCGTCTTTTTTAGGACTTTTGAGCCATCTCACTGGAG TGATCATACCCGTAGGACTTGCAATGTAACCCAGTACCCAACATTCGAAACTGATGTAAGGGACCAAAACTTGTTTTCAGACACAGTTTTGGAAGTTGTAAAGAATGTTGCTTTTCCTataaatgttctccatgttaCGTCTATGTCAGCTCCCCGCAGTGATGCACATGTTGGTAACTGGAATGACAATCCATCTATTCAGGATTGCAGTCATTGGTGTTTACCTGGAGTGCCTGATATGTGGAATGAAATCATCCTGTCTCAACTTTTTACTGAATATGAAATCCCTTTTTCGGCAAATGGAACCACACC ATTAGATGAATAA